A genomic window from Micromonospora sp. WMMA1947 includes:
- a CDS encoding metalloregulator ArsR/SmtB family transcription factor — MVSRSLPFVATYRTEDGWDALGDPTRRAIIACLAERPRAVGELAAVLPVSRPAVSQHLRVLKDAGLVTDRTAGTKRVYRLNPAGVAALRDQLDTYWSRALDGFKDVAERPDEEES, encoded by the coding sequence ATGGTAAGCCGTAGCTTACCGTTCGTGGCTACTTACCGAACCGAGGACGGGTGGGACGCCTTGGGCGACCCGACACGGCGGGCGATCATCGCGTGTCTCGCGGAGCGGCCGCGGGCGGTCGGCGAACTGGCCGCGGTGCTGCCGGTCAGCCGGCCGGCGGTGTCGCAGCATCTGCGGGTGCTGAAGGACGCCGGCCTCGTGACGGACCGCACCGCGGGCACGAAGCGTGTCTACCGGCTCAATCCCGCCGGCGTGGCCGCCCTACGAGATCAGCTCGACACCTACTGGAGCCGCGCGTTGGACGGCTTCAAGGAC
- a CDS encoding DUF1963 domain-containing protein yields the protein MTVLMIYSGDTAPDAPGTRTGGVPLVPADFDWPLCGECDGPMQFLAQVRLDDIDAAENELLSVFMCQNDPGLCDEWDATAGGNRAFVFPLGALAPSAVPSGDTVLVAETSAVTYAPMQDSDGYDEARERWRSESGRPLRDVLGQLGGLPAWLQFDQTPTCPACALPMSFVVQLEEGHDHRTGFNFGGGGCGYGFRCRPCSTAAFLWQQ from the coding sequence GCGTACCGGTGGTGTTCCGCTCGTGCCCGCGGACTTCGACTGGCCACTGTGCGGCGAGTGCGACGGGCCGATGCAGTTCCTGGCCCAGGTCCGGCTCGACGACATCGACGCGGCCGAAAACGAACTCCTGTCGGTCTTCATGTGCCAGAACGATCCGGGCCTGTGTGACGAGTGGGATGCGACAGCCGGCGGCAATCGCGCGTTCGTCTTCCCCCTGGGGGCGTTGGCTCCGTCTGCCGTGCCCTCCGGCGACACCGTCCTGGTGGCCGAGACGTCCGCCGTCACGTACGCGCCGATGCAGGACTCCGACGGTTACGACGAGGCGCGCGAGCGCTGGCGCAGTGAGTCCGGCCGACCGCTGCGAGACGTCCTGGGGCAACTCGGCGGACTGCCGGCGTGGCTCCAGTTCGACCAGACGCCCACCTGTCCCGCCTGCGCTCTGCCCATGTCGTTCGTCGTCCAGCTGGAGGAGGGCCACGATCACCGCACCGGCTTCAACTTCGGTGGCGGTGGCTGCGGGTACGGATTCCGCTGCCGACCGTGCTCGACGGCGGCGTTCCTGTGGCAACAGTGA